One Setaria viridis chromosome 7, Setaria_viridis_v4.0, whole genome shotgun sequence genomic region harbors:
- the LOC117865343 gene encoding uncharacterized protein, giving the protein MAFSSVFRRVNVKELISNASVYASAAESSGAMSLVFRRWATKKTAGSTKNGRDSNPKYLGVKKFGGEKVEPGNIIVRQRGTRFHPGNYVGMGKDHTLFCLKEGHVRFERNKLTGRKWVHVEPVAGHVLHPVYVNGSTTAADLDAQL; this is encoded by the exons ATGGCTTTCTCATCGGTTTTCAGGAGAGTGAATGTCAAAGAGCTGATCTCAAATGCTTCAGTGTATGCTAGCGCAGCAG AATCTTCTGGAGCAATGAGCTTGGTGTTTAGACGCTGGGCCACCAAGAAGACTGCTGGATCAACAAAAAATGGCCGTGACTCCAATCCCAAGTATTTGGGTGTCAAGAAGTTTGGTGGAGAG AAAGTGGAACCAGGAAACATCATTGTCCGCCAACGAGGAACGCGTTTCCACCCTGGGAACTACGTCGGCATGGGCAAGGATCACACTCTCTTCTGCCTGAAGGAAGGCCACGTACGATTCGAGCGCAACAAGCTCACTGGCAGGAAATGGGTTCATGTTGAGCCTGTGGCTGGTCATGTGCTCCACCCTGTCTACGTCAATGGCTCGACTACTGCAGCTGACCTGGATGCACAGTTGTAG
- the LOC117865918 gene encoding FACT complex subunit SPT16: MADNGNAKGGSGTYTINLDNFSKRLKVFYDHWKEHKSDLWGSSDAIAIATPPPSEDLRYLKSSALDIWLLGYEFPETIIVFMHKQIHVLCSQKKANLIGTLKKAANEAVGADIVLHVKSKNGDGADLMDDIVQAVRNQSKSGNPIVGHIAKEAPEGKLLETWADKLSGSSIQLTDVTNGFSELFSVKDSTEITCVKKAAYLTTSVLRNFVVPRLEKVIDEEKKVSHSSLMDDTEKVILDPLKVKVKLKSDNVDICYPPVFQSGGKYDLKPGASSNDDYLYYDSASVIICALGSKYSSYCSNVARTYLIDAIPTQSKAYETLLKAHEAAIEAVKPGNQMSAVYQAAVKVIERDAPELLPNLTKSAGTGIGLEFRESGLNLNAKNDRRIKQGMIFNISLGLHNVQAETTSEKTKQFSLLLADTVLVTEKGNEILTAPCSKAVKDVAYSFNEDEEDVPVAKVVSKPVDVVPTKATLRSDNQEMSKEEQRRQHQAELARQKNEETARRLAGGGSGSGEGRGPARASNELVAYKNVNDVPFVRELVIQVDQKNEAVLLPIYGSMVPFHVSTVKSVTSHQDNRTCTIRIFFNVPGMPFSNDSKLNSQGAIYLKEITFRSKDPRHSSEVVQQIKTLRRQVASRESERAERATLVTQEKLQVGNNRMKMMRLSDVWIRPAFGGRGRKLTGNLEAHFNGFRYSTSRADERVDIMYGNIKHAFFQPAEKEMITLLHFHLHNHIMVGNKKTKDVQFYVEVMDVVQTLGGSRRSALDPDEIEEEQRERDRKNRINMDFQNFVNKVNDHWSQPQFKGLDLEFDVPLRELGFHGVPYKASAFIIPTSTCLVELIETPFLVVSLSEIEIVNLERVGFGTKNFDMAIVFKDFKKDVLRIDSIPSTSLDAIKEWLDTTDLKYYESRLNLNWRPILKTIIDDPQKFIDDGGWEFLNMEASDSETEETEESDQGYEPSDAEPESESEDDDSDSESLVESDDDDEESDDDSEEEKGKTWEELEREASNADREHGAESDSEEERRRRKAKSFGKSRAPERSSFKGGPPSKKPKFR; this comes from the coding sequence atggctgATAATGGTAACGCAAAAGGGGGATCTGGAACATATACAATCAATCTAGATAACTTCAGTAAGCGGCTGAAGGTATTCTATGACCATTGGAAGGAACACAAGTCTGATCTTTGGGGTTCTTCTGATGCTATTGCCATTGCTACCCCGCCTCCTTCTGAGGATCTTCGCTATTTGAAATCCTCAGCTCTGGATATCTGGTTGCTTGGATATGAATTTCCAGAAACAATAATTGTCTTCATGCACAAGCAAATACATGTCTTGTGCAGTCAGAAGAAAGCAAATCTGATTGGGACCCTCAAGAAGGCTGCAAATGAGGCTGTTGGTGCTGACATTGTCTTGCATGTGAAATCTAAGAATGGGGATGGTGCTGACTTGATGGATGACATAGTGCAGGCTGTTCGCAATCAGTCTAAATCAGGCAATCCAATTGTTGGGCACATTGCAAAAGAGGCACCTGAGGGTAAGCTTCTTGAAACATGGGCAGACAAGTTATCTGGGTCATCTATACAACTTACAGATGTGACAAATGGCTTCTCTGAGCTTTTCTCTGTGAAGGACTCCACAGAGATCACTTGTGTGAAGAAGGCTGCTTACTTAACTACTTCTGTACTCAGAAATTTTGTGGTTCCAAGGTTGGAGAAAGTTATTGATGAGGAGAAGAAAGTCTCACACTCCTCATTGATGGATGACACGGAAAAGGTCATTCTTGACCCTCTCAAAGTAAAGGTGAAGTTGAAGTCTGATAATGTTGATATTTGCTATCCGCCAGTCTTTCAGAGTGGGGGGAAGTACGATCTCAAGCCTGGCGCCTCTAGCAATGATGACTATCTCTATTATGATTCAGCAAGTGTTATCATCTGTGCACTTGGGTCCAAATATTCAAGCTATTGTTCAAATGTTGCCCGGACATATCTGATAGATGCTATCCCTACGCAGAGTAAAGCATATGAGACCCTTCTGAAAGCTCATGAAGCTGCTATAGAGGCAGTGAAACCAGGCAATCAGATGAGTGCGGTTTATCAAGCTGCAGTGAAGGTGATTGAGAGAGATGCTCCTGAACTACTTCCCAATTTAACAAAGTCAGCTGGAACTGGAATAGGCCTTGAATTCCGAGAATCTGGCTTAAATCTGAATGCCAAGAATGATCGTCGGATAAAACAGGGAATGATTTTTAATATTTCTCTTGGTTTGCATAATGTCCAGGCAGAAACCACCAGTGAAAAGACAAAGCAGTTTTCACTGTTGTTAGCTGATACAGTCTTAGTAACTGAAAAAGGAAATGAGATCTTGACAGCACCTTGCTCCAAGGCTGTTAAGGATGTTGCCTATTCATTCAATGAAGATGAGGAGGATGTTCCTGTGGCAAAGGTGGTGTCAAAGCCTGTTGACGTCGTGCCAACCAAGGCAACTCTCAGGTCGGACAACCAGGAGATGTCCAAGGAAGAACAAAGGAGACAGCACCAGGCTGAACTTGCTCGTCAAAAGAATGAAGAGACTGCTAGAAGGCTTGCTGGGGGTGGTTCTGGTTCTGGTGAAGGACGTGGTCCTGCAAGGGCTTCAAATGAGCTTGTTGCATACAAGAATGTTAATGATGTTCCATTTGTGAGAGAGTTGGTGATACAAGTGGATCAGAAGAATGAAGCTGTCCTCTTACCTATTTATGGCAGCATGGTACCTTTCCATGTTTCTACTGTGAAGAGTGTGACAAGCCACCAGGACAACCGTACCTGCACTATCCGCATCTTCTTCAATGTGCCTGGCATGCCGTTCTCAAATGATAGCAAGCTGAATTCTCAAGGTGCCATCTACTTGAAAGAAATTACATTTCGCTCGAAAGACCCACGGCATAGCAGTGAAGTTGTTCAGCAGATCAAAACGTTGAGGAGGCAAGTTGCATCAAGGGAGTCAGAGAGAGCTGAAAGGGCAACCCTTGTTACTCAGGAGAAGCTTCAGGTGGGAAACAACAGAATGAAGATGATGAGACTTTCTGATGTGTGGATACGACCTGCATTTGGTGGCCGTGGGAGGAAGCTCACAGGAAATCTTGAGGCACATTTCAATGGTTTCAGATATTCTACTTCAAGGGCTGATGAGCGTGTGGACATCATGTATGGTAATATAAAGCATGCCTTTTTCCAGCCTGCAGAGAAAGAAATGATTACTCTCCTTCATTTCCATTTGCACAACCATATCATGGTTGGAAACAAGAAGACAAAGGATGTCCAGTTTTATGTTGAAGTGATGGATGTTGTACAGACTCTTGGTGGCAGTAGGAGATCAGCGCTTGATCCTGATGAGATTGAAGAAGAGCAACGTGAGAGGGATCGGAAGAACAGAATAAACATGGATTTCCAGAACTTTGTGAACAAGGTTAATGATCACTGGTCACAGCCACAGTTCAAGGGGCTCGATCTGGAGTTTGATGTCCCATTGAGAGAGCTTGGGTTTCATGGGGTTCCTTATAAGGCTTCTGCTTTTATAATTCCAACTTCTACTTGTTTGGTGGAGCTGATTGAGACCCCCTTCCTTGTGGTGAGCCTGAGTGAGATAGAGATCGTTAACCTGGAGAGGGTGGGCTTTGGAACAAAGAACTTTGACATGGCTATTGTGTTCAAGGACTTCAAGAAGGATGTTCTCCGCATAGATTCCATCCCTTCGACATCTCTCGATGCAATAAAGGAGTGGCTGGACACAACTGACCTGAAGTACTATGAGAGCAGGCTGAATCTGAACTGGCGTCCGATCCTGAAAACTATCATTGATGATCCTCAGAAGTTCATTGATGACGGTGGCTGGGAGTTCCTGAACATGGAGGCGAGCGACTCCGAGACAGAGGAGACAGAGGAGTCAGACCAGGGTTATGAGCCTTCTGATGCTGAGCCTGAGTCCGAGTCAGAGGATGATGACTCTGACAGCGAGTCCTTGGtggaatctgatgatgatgatgaagagtcCGATGATGACtcagaggaggagaagggcaagacctgggaggagctggagcgcgAGGCAAGTAACGCAGACCGTGAACACGGCGCTGAGTCAGAcagcgaggaggagcggaggcgcCGCAAGGCGAAGAGCTTTGGCAAGTCACGTGCACCGGAGCGCAGCAGCTTCAAGGGAGGTCCGCCATCCAAGAAGCCGAAGTTCAGGTGA
- the LOC117865919 gene encoding serine carboxypeptidase 1 produces the protein MASPFPLLFFLGAAALLRTPAAAAPEEHLVTGLPGFHGDFPSNHYSGYVTVDEASGRSLFYYLALSERDPAADAVVLWLNGGPGCSSFDGFVYENGPFNFEPGTKPGGLPRLQLNPYSWSKVSNIMYLDSPAGVGMSYSLNKSDYTTGDLKTAADAHKFLLKWFEIYPEFQSNPFYISGESYAGVYIPTLADEVVKGIEKGVEPRISFKGYLIGNGFTDVDYDFNSFVPFAHGMGLISTDMFEDVKASCHGTFFGDVDNLCQEKIERVHWELKDLNKYNILAPCYHHPEIQQVEFANSSLPLSFRRLGETNRPFPVRKRMAGRSWPLRLALRGGHVPMWPGLGGRSLPCTSDELATAWLDDEDVRAAIHAKPKSLIGSWELYTARIDYTHDTGTMVSYHKKFTALGYRVLIYSGDHDLCIPFPGTEAWVRSIGYQVVDRWRPWYFGDQVAGYAEGYDHNLTFLTIKGAGHAVPEYKPKESLAFYSRWLAGEKF, from the exons ATGGcctcccccttccctctcctcttcttcctcggggCAGCGGCGCTCCTccgcacgcccgccgccgccgcgcccgaggAGCACCTCGTCACCGGCCTCCCCGGATTCCACGGCGACTTCCCCTCCAACCACTACTCCGG GTACGTGACGGTGGACGAGGCCAGCGGGCGGAGCCTCTTCTACTACCTGGCTCTCTCCGAGCGCGAcccggccgccgacgccgtcgtgCTCTGGCTCAACGGCGGGCCCGGATGCTCCAGCTTCGACGGCTTCGTCTACGAGAACGGGCCCTTCAACTTCGAGCCCGGGACCAAGCCCGGCGGCCTGCCCAGGCTGCAGCTCAACCCCTACAGCTGGTCCAAG GTCTCGAACATCATGTACCTGGACTCTCCTGCTGGTGTCGGGATGTCGTACTCGTTGAACAAATCGGACTATACAACAGGCGACCTGAAAACTGCAGCTGATGCACACAAGTTCCTTCTGAAG TGGTTTGAAATATACCCAGAGTTTCAGTCGAACCCATTCTATATTTCCGGGGAATCCTACGCGGGGGTTTATATTCCAACACTTGCTGATGAAGTTGTCAAAG GGATAGAGAAAGGAGTGGAGCCAAGAATCAGTTTCAAG GGCTATCTGATTGGCAATGGATTCACTGATGTCGACTATGACTTCAATTCCTTTGTGCCATTTGCACATGGGATGGGCCTCATCTCAACTGACATGTTCGAG GATGTCAAAGCTAGTTGCCATGGTACGTTCTTTGGCGACGTAGACAACCTGTGCCAAGAGAAGATAGAAAGAGttcactgg GAACTGAAAGACCTGAACAAGTACAATATCCTTGCACCTTGCTACCATCATCCTGAAATCCAACAGGTAGAATTCGCTAACAGCAGCTTGCCGTTGAGCTTTAGAAGGCTGGGAGAGACCAACAGACCATTTCCAGTGAGGAAGCGTATGGCAGGGCGTTCATGGCCCCTCCGTCTTGCTCTGAGGGGTGGACACGTTCCGATGTGGCCAGGGCTTGGTGGTAGATCACTTCCATGCACG AGTGATGAACTTGCTACTGCATGGCTGGATGATGAAGATGTCAGAGCAGCAATTCATGCCAAACCG AAAAGCTTAATTGGGTCATGGGAACTGTATACAGCAAGAATAGACTACACGCATGATACAGGAACAATGGTGAGCTATCATAAAAAGTTTACAGCCCTTGGATACCGCGTGTTAATTTACAG TGGAGACCATGATCTGTGCATCCCTTTCCCTGGAACTGAAGCATGGGTGCGGTCAATAGGATACCAAGTTGTCGATAGATGGCGGCCATGGTACTTTGGAGATCAAGTCGCTGG ATATGCGGAAGGTTATGATCACAATCTCACCTTCCTCACAATAAAG GGAGCCGGGCACGCTGTCCCCGAGTACAAGCCCAAGGAGTCGCTCGCGTTCTACAGTCGCTGGCTGGCAGGAGAGAAGTTCTGA
- the LOC117865483 gene encoding serine carboxypeptidase 1 isoform X2, producing MASSPFFFLLLLVVAVASLLCPPAAAAPEEHLVTGVPGFHGANFPSKHYAGYVTVDEASERSLFYYLALSERDPAADPVVLWLNGGPGCSSFDGFVYGNGPFNFEPGTKPGGLPKLRLNPYSWSKVSNIMYLDSPAGVGMSYSLNKSDYTTGDLKTAADAHKFLLKWFELYPEFQSNPFYISGESYAGVYIPTITDEVVKGIQKGVKPRINFKGYLIGNPGTDVDYDFNSFVPFAHGMGLISNDMYEDVKATCHGTFWGNVDSKCQEKIDSVHWELKDLNKYNILEPCYHRPDIQEVEFANSSLPLSFRRLGETDRPLPVRKRMAGRSWPLRLALKDGHVPMWPGLGGRSLPCTNDEIATTWLDDEGVRAAIHAKSKSLIGSWELYTARIDFTHDTGTMVLYHKKFTALGYRVLIYSGDHDLCIPYPGTEAWVKSIGYQTVDRWRPWYFGGQVAGYTQGYDHNLTFLTIKGAGHAVPEYKPKEAFAFYSRWLAGEKF from the exons ATGGCCTcgtctcctttcttcttcctgctcctcctcgtcgtcgccgtggcCTCGCTCCtctgcccgcccgccgccgccgcgcccgaggAGCACCTCGTCACCGGCGTCCCCGGCTTCCATGGCGCCAACTTCCCCTCCAAGCACTACGCCGG GTACGTGACGGTGGACGAGGCCAGCGAGCGGAGCCTCTTCTACTACCTGGCGCTCTCCGAGCGCGACCCGGCCGCCGACCCCGTCGTGCTCTGGCTCAACGGCGGGCCGGGATGCTCCAGCTTCGACGGCTTCGTCTACGGGAACGGGCCCTTCAACTTCGAGCCCGGGACCAAGCCCGGTGGCCTGCCCAAGCTGAGACTCAACCCCTACAGCTGGTCAAAG GTCTCAAACATCATGTACCTCGACTCTCCAGCTGGTGTGGGGATGTCCTACTCCTTGAACAAGTCGGATTACACGACAGGTGACCTCAAAACCGCAGCCGATGCGCACAAGTTCCTTTTGAAG TGGTTCGAGTTATACCCTGAGTTTCAGTCGAACCCGTTCTACATTTCCGGGGAGTCATACGCAGGGGTTTATATCCCCACAATCACCGATGAAGTTGTTAAAG GTATCCAGAAAGGTGTGAAGCCAAGAATTAATTTCAAG GGCTATCTCATTGGCAATCCAGGAACTGATGTAGACTATGATTTCAATTCCTTTGTGCCATTTGCGCATGGAATGGGCCTCATCTCAAATGACATGTATGAG GACGTCAAAGCCACTTGTCACGGTACATTCTGGGGCAACGTCGATAGTAAGTGCCAAGAGAAGATTGATAGTGTGCACTGG GAACTGAAAGATCTGAACAAGTACAACATCCTTGAACCTTGCTACCATCGTCCTGACATCCAAGAGGTAGAGTTCGCCAACAGCAGCTTGCCGTTGAGCTTTAGAAGGCTGGGAGAGACCGACAGGCCATTACCGGTTAGGAAGCGTATGGCTGGGCGTTCATGGCCACTCCGTCTTGCTCTGAAGGATGGGCACGTTCCGATGTGGCCAGGCCTTGGTGGTAGATCACTTCCCTGCACG AATGATGAAATTGCTACTACGTGGCTTGATGACGAAGGCGTCCGAGCTGCAATTCATGCCAAATCG AAAAGCCTAATTGGATCATGGGAACTGTATACCGCAAGAATAGACTTCACTCACGATACTGGAACAATGGTGCTCTATCACAAGAAATTCACAGCCTTGGGATATCGCGTTCTAATTTACAG CGGAGACCATGACCTGTGTATTCCTTATCCTGGAACTGAAGCATGGGTAAAATCAATAGGCTATCAAACTGTTGATAGATGGCGGCCATGGTACTTTGGAGGCCAAGTTGCCGG ATATACGCAAGGATATGATCACAATCTCACCTTCCTCACTATAAAG GGAGCCGGGCATGCTGTCCCCGAGTACAAGCCCAAGGAGGCGTTCGCGTTCTACAGTCGCTGGCTGGCAGGAGAGAAGTTCTAA
- the LOC117865483 gene encoding serine carboxypeptidase 1 isoform X1, producing the protein MASSPFFFLLLLVVAVASLLCPPAAAAPEEHLVTGVPGFHGANFPSKHYAGYVTVDEASERSLFYYLALSERDPAADPVVLWLNGGPGCSSFDGFVYGNGPFNFEPGTKPGGLPKLRLNPYSWSKVSNIMYLDSPAGVGMSYSLNKSDYTTGDLKTAADAHKFLLKWFELYPEFQSNPFYISGESYAGVYIPTITDEVVKGIQKGVKPRINFKVIHLIAISIVLRCTVNPLCVTYSQELTKFVQGYLIGNPGTDVDYDFNSFVPFAHGMGLISNDMYEDVKATCHGTFWGNVDSKCQEKIDSVHWELKDLNKYNILEPCYHRPDIQEVEFANSSLPLSFRRLGETDRPLPVRKRMAGRSWPLRLALKDGHVPMWPGLGGRSLPCTNDEIATTWLDDEGVRAAIHAKSKSLIGSWELYTARIDFTHDTGTMVLYHKKFTALGYRVLIYSGDHDLCIPYPGTEAWVKSIGYQTVDRWRPWYFGGQVAGYTQGYDHNLTFLTIKGAGHAVPEYKPKEAFAFYSRWLAGEKF; encoded by the exons ATGGCCTcgtctcctttcttcttcctgctcctcctcgtcgtcgccgtggcCTCGCTCCtctgcccgcccgccgccgccgcgcccgaggAGCACCTCGTCACCGGCGTCCCCGGCTTCCATGGCGCCAACTTCCCCTCCAAGCACTACGCCGG GTACGTGACGGTGGACGAGGCCAGCGAGCGGAGCCTCTTCTACTACCTGGCGCTCTCCGAGCGCGACCCGGCCGCCGACCCCGTCGTGCTCTGGCTCAACGGCGGGCCGGGATGCTCCAGCTTCGACGGCTTCGTCTACGGGAACGGGCCCTTCAACTTCGAGCCCGGGACCAAGCCCGGTGGCCTGCCCAAGCTGAGACTCAACCCCTACAGCTGGTCAAAG GTCTCAAACATCATGTACCTCGACTCTCCAGCTGGTGTGGGGATGTCCTACTCCTTGAACAAGTCGGATTACACGACAGGTGACCTCAAAACCGCAGCCGATGCGCACAAGTTCCTTTTGAAG TGGTTCGAGTTATACCCTGAGTTTCAGTCGAACCCGTTCTACATTTCCGGGGAGTCATACGCAGGGGTTTATATCCCCACAATCACCGATGAAGTTGTTAAAG GTATCCAGAAAGGTGTGAAGCCAAGAATTAATTTCAAGGTTATACATTTAATTGCCATTTCCATTGTACTACGGTGCACGGTAAATCCTTTATGTGTGACTTACAGTCAGGAGCTTACAAAATTTGTTCAGGGCTATCTCATTGGCAATCCAGGAACTGATGTAGACTATGATTTCAATTCCTTTGTGCCATTTGCGCATGGAATGGGCCTCATCTCAAATGACATGTATGAG GACGTCAAAGCCACTTGTCACGGTACATTCTGGGGCAACGTCGATAGTAAGTGCCAAGAGAAGATTGATAGTGTGCACTGG GAACTGAAAGATCTGAACAAGTACAACATCCTTGAACCTTGCTACCATCGTCCTGACATCCAAGAGGTAGAGTTCGCCAACAGCAGCTTGCCGTTGAGCTTTAGAAGGCTGGGAGAGACCGACAGGCCATTACCGGTTAGGAAGCGTATGGCTGGGCGTTCATGGCCACTCCGTCTTGCTCTGAAGGATGGGCACGTTCCGATGTGGCCAGGCCTTGGTGGTAGATCACTTCCCTGCACG AATGATGAAATTGCTACTACGTGGCTTGATGACGAAGGCGTCCGAGCTGCAATTCATGCCAAATCG AAAAGCCTAATTGGATCATGGGAACTGTATACCGCAAGAATAGACTTCACTCACGATACTGGAACAATGGTGCTCTATCACAAGAAATTCACAGCCTTGGGATATCGCGTTCTAATTTACAG CGGAGACCATGACCTGTGTATTCCTTATCCTGGAACTGAAGCATGGGTAAAATCAATAGGCTATCAAACTGTTGATAGATGGCGGCCATGGTACTTTGGAGGCCAAGTTGCCGG ATATACGCAAGGATATGATCACAATCTCACCTTCCTCACTATAAAG GGAGCCGGGCATGCTGTCCCCGAGTACAAGCCCAAGGAGGCGTTCGCGTTCTACAGTCGCTGGCTGGCAGGAGAGAAGTTCTAA